The region GCCAGACAACGCGTCGAGGCCGCGGTCAGCCTTCAGAGTTCGCACCCTGACGCGAGCAGGAGGCTGCTGCAGGAGGCCAGCGACGCGATGGCGGACCTGCTCGCCGACGTCCGCGACCTCGTCCATGGGTTGCGCCCGCCCGCCCTGGACGAACTCGGTCTCTCGCAGGCCGTGCTCCTCGCTTCGCGCCCCCTCGCCACCGGCGGCATGCCGCAGATCACCGTGGCCCCAGCCCCCGCCGACCTGCCCCCGGCAGTCGAGGTCGCGGCGTTCCGCATCGCCCTGGAAGCGATGACGAACGCCGCCCGACACGCGAACGCAAGGTCGATCGGGACCACCTTCGAGCGCACGGCTGCGGCTTTGATCGTCGCTGTCGCCGACGACGGCGACGGAATAGGCGACGCGGCTCCCGGCACCGGCCGCCACTCGATGCGGGAGCGTGCCGAGGAGCTCGGAGGGAGCCTGCGGGTCACAACGCGCCGCACGGGAGGCACTCTTGTTCGTGCTGAACTGCCCTTGCAGGCGGAGGGACCGGAATGAGCGGCATCCGTGTGGTGGTGATCGACGATCATCCGTTCTATCGCGAGGGCGTGAAGTCGATGGTCCCCCTGATCGACGCCGGGATCGAGGTCGTCGGCGAAGCGGGCGACGGAGCGGAGGGGATGGCGGTCGTGGCCCGACTCGAGCCGGACGTCGTCCTCATGGACTTGTCGATGCCCGGTATGGGCGGTCTCGACGCGACACGCGCGCTCAGGGCGAGCCACCCCGACATCGCAATCCTCGTACTCACGATGATGAAGGACGACTCGGTCATCGCAGCGCTCGAAGCGGGCGCCGGCGGATACCTCCTGAAGGACGCCACCGTCGAGGACGTCTGCCGGGCGATCCGCTCGGTGCACCGGGGCGAGCTCGTCGTCGACGGCCCGCTCGCGGCGCGCCTGCTCGGCCGCATACGAGCGTCGAATGCGTTCGAGGCATCCTTCCCCCAGCTCACGGCGCGCGAACGAGACATCCTCACGCTGCTGGCCGAGGGAGTCGGCAACGCCGACATCGCCCGACGGCTCTTCCTCACCCCGAAGACCGTCCGCAACTACGTCTCGACACTCGTCGCCAAGCTCGGGGTCGACGATCGCGAGCACGCGGCAGCGCTGGGACGCGCTGCACGATGACGGATGACCACGCTGCGCCGATAGGCAACGATCCTTCAGCGGGCACTGCACGTTCGCGGTCCCTCGCAGGCGGCGCGAGCCCACGAACGGCATCCCTAGACGGACCTGGGCGCGACGACAGGCGGCGAATGGGCACGCGGGCTGTCGAAAGGTCTGAGCTGATCGCTGCGCGGCCGCATCCGTTTGCGCGGAGGCGTCCGTATGGCGGGGCGCAGGAGGCATTCCCGTGCGGTGAGTTGAAGCATTTCGGGCTGACCGACAGGGTTTCGTGATCCGGTCTCACTGTTGTCCCGGGAATCTTGGCCGCCAGTATCGGTCCAGCCGCAGATGGGCGGTGTCGATCGAAAGGACCGTTCATGACCGAAACATCTCTCGCGACCGTGGATGCTCAGGCCTCCGCTGTCCGTTCACGCGGCCTGCAGATCGCGGGCCGTGCCGCCGTCGTCGCATCCGTCGCATGGCTGACCGAGCCGATCGCGTTCATCGCGACGTTGTTCAACCCCGACAACATGGATCCCGATCAGACGCTTGCCGAGTTCTGGAGCGCTGGGTTGCCGTTCACCTACTTGGTGGGAGTGGGTGAACTCGTCTTCGGCGTGACCCTCGGGCTGCTGGTGTTCGCCGCCGACGGCTCACGGCCGCTTGCGCCGACTCGCCGCTATGCCGTCGCGGTTGCGCGGGGGCTTGGGCTGCTCGCCGGCGGCGCGATGGTCGTGGCCGGCGCGACCTCCCTGACCGGAAGCGGCCTGGCGGGCATGTCGCTCACGATGATCCCGGTGGACGATGAAGGGGTTCGCTGGCTCGCAAGGCAGAGCTTCACGATCGTGCACGAAGCGCTCCGGCTGACAGCCTGTCTCGGGTTCGGGGCATGGCTGACCATCCTCGCGCGGACGGGACGCGCCGACGGTCTCATCGGACGAGGGGTTGCGGTGACGATCGTCATCGCGGCGGTGCTGATCGCGGTGCCGGGGGCAGCCACGGGGCTCCTCACCGGCATGAATCTCGTGCTGCTCGCGCTGATCCCGCTGGCGGTGGCGTTCCTGCGCCGGTCGCGGTCTGCCGCGTTGTAGTCGCGGCAGTCGTTCTGCTGTCACAATCGCTCGCATGGACGACGTCCTGCTGCTGGTGAGCCGCCTCGCCCTCGTCGCGACGGGGGCGGGCGGCGCACTGGTTGTGCTGATCGCGGCCGGGCGGCGGAGGATCGCCTGGCTTCCGGCGGTTCCCGCCGCGGTCATTCTGGTCGGGTACGCCGGCTCGTCTCTGCTCACCCTCGATTCTCCGGCCTGGGTCCTCGGGATCGTCGGGATCGCCTGGTTCGTCGGTTTCCCGCTTCTGGCGGCGACGTTCCCGGATGGCCGATTCGTGCCGCGCTGGTCCGTGTGGGTGGTCGCCGCGTCCGCGCTGCTTGTGACTGTGGACGCCGCGACGGGCTTCGCCCTGCGCGACGCACCGTGGTGGGGTGCTGTCGCGTCCCTCGAAATGGTTGCCGTAGTCGTCGCGGTCGCGTTGCGATACCGGCGCAGCGCGACGACCGTGGAGCGTGAGCGGGTCCGGTGGATTCTGCTGGGAGTCGTCGTCACTGTGACGGCGTTCATGGTCATCCAGGTCGTTGACGGGGTCATCGGCGGTCCGTCGCCGGCTTCGACCGGGCGAGCGAACCTCGCCGGCATTCCGCTCGCGGTGGGCTTGGTGATCGCGGCGGCATGGCCACGGGTGTGGAATGTGGATGCCGTCTTCCGAGGCGTGCTCGTGGTCATCGGCGCGGGATGGGTGATGGGCGGCGCGTTCGCGGCCGGGGCGGCGCTGGCCCGGTGGGCGGGTCAAGACCCGGTCGCCGCGGCGGGCTGGAGTGCAGTCGGTGTCGCGCTCGTCGCCTACCCGGCGATCCGGCTCGCTACCCGGGCCGCGACGTGGCTCGTGTTCCGAGACCGGCTGACACCCGATGCCGCCGTCGCGCTGCTGGGCGCCGCGCTGGAAAATGACACCCCCGCGTCCGTCCCCGAGCGCATCGTCGCGATCGCGCAACGGGCCTTGGGTTCGCCGTTCGTGCGGCTGATCGCAGCGACCCGTACGGACGCGGGCGATCTCGACGCCCGATCCGGCGACGGGGTCTCCTCCCCGCAGACGCTGAGTGCCGTGCCGGTGAGCTTTCGCGGTGAGGTGTTGGCTTCACTCGAGGCAGCCCCTCGAAGTGGTGAATCAGAACTGTCGACGCGTGATCGGTCCACCCTCGCTGCCATCGCTCATCACGCCGGCCCTGCACTGGATGGTGTGCGGGCGCTGCGCACCGCGACGCGGGCGCAGGCGGAACTCGTGATCGCCCGTGAGGAGGAGCGCCGCAGACTACGCCGCGAGTTGCACGACGATCTCGGCCCCACCCTCACCGGGCTCGCGCTGAGCGCCGCCGCGATCGCCCACCAAGCTGAACCGCTCAGCCCGCCGCTGGCGGGTGCGGCACGCGAGTTGCAGGAAGGCATCGGCGACGCTGTGGCACGCTCGCGAGAGATCGCGCACGGCCTACGGCCCGCGATCCTCGACGACCACGGGCTGGCCGCCGCCATCAGGGATCGGGTGGGCGGTGCACCCGATGTCCACCTCGAGCTTGGTGAAATCGACGACGTGCCCGCGGCTGTGTCGCTCGCCACCCTCCGCATCGTGCAGGAAGCGGTGGCCAACGCGCGGCGGCACGCTGTGGCAACCAGTTGTGCGGTGACTGTCGTGCCAGAACGTGGAGGTCTTCGCATCGAGATCGTTGACGACGGAATTGGGATGCCGCGGACCCCTGTGGCCGGGGTCGGATTGCGCTCGATTCGCGAACGCGCCGCCGAGTTGGGGGGTCACGCCCGCTTCTCGCGCCCCTCAGTGGGAGGAACGCGGATCAGCGTGTGGCTCCCCGCCGTGCTGTCCGGCCAGGTCGTGTCGTGATCCGGGTGATCGTGGTCGACGACCACCCAATCTTCCGGCGCGGACTCATCGCTCTGTTGCGCGCCCACGACATCGAGGTCGTCGGTGAAGCGGGCAACGGGCTGGAAGCGCTCGAGATCGTCACTGCGGAGTCCCCCGACGTCGTCCTCATGGACATCTCGATGCCTGATCTTGGCGGGATCGAAGCGACCGAGCGACTGCTTGCCCTCGACCCTGCCGCGCGGGTCGTTGTCATCACCCTGCACGACGACGAGGCGACGGTCGCGCGCGCACTCGCCGCGGGAGCCAGCGCGTACGTGACGAAGCAGTCCAGCCCTGAGCAGATCCTCGCTGCCGTCCAGGCCGCCGCAGACGGCGCCCTGTGGCTCGGGCCGGGCGTGCCACGGCCACTGCCGAGCAGGCCTCAGCCCGTGCAGGAGACGACCACCGCGCTTCCCGGCCTCACGCCCCGCGAATCGGTGATCGCCGACCTCGTCAGCCGGGGCCTGCCCAATCCGGTCATCGCTGAGCGTCTGCACTTATCGGTGAAGACCGTCGCGAACTACGTCTCGATCATCGCGCTCAAGCTCGGCGCCGACGACCGGGCCAGTCTCGCGCAACAGGTTCGAGCCGCGCGGAGCTGAGCCACCCTTGGAATTCCGCGGGTTTTCGTGGTTTCTGGGCTTCTGATCCGAGCGCGCGACCGTCTGATCCGGAATCAGAGGAGCTGCCGGCTCCGATCGCGTCATCGGGCGCACGCGCACCTCACACCCGGCTAGCCTCGAGGGATGACCTTCGAAGCGAACGACGCCGCATGAGCGTGCACCTCATCGGCGGCGGCGCGACGACCGTTGCGGACGCTCCGCTCCACGCACCGTTCGTGGCGGAGGCCGCACTGCGAGCCGCCCACGTCGGCCGCGCGCGGCCGAGGATCGCGGTGATCTCGCTGCATCCCGAGGCCGAGGAGAAGGCGGCGGCGCTCGGTGAGCTTCTGACCGCAGCCGGAGCAGGAGCCGCCATCGAGCTGCAGCTGATCACGGGGCGGCCGGGCGAGCCGATCGGGCCCGAGGTGATTGGCGATGTCGACGCAATCGCCGTGGGCGGCGGCTACGTGGAGGACGTGCGCGCCGGTCTCGAGCCGGCGTTCGGCGAGCTGCGCAGGCTGGTCGCCGCCGGCGTGCCCTACCTCGGCGTCTCGGCCGGTGCGATGATCGCGGCCGAAGGCTCGCTCGGAAGCGGCTCGCGCATCGGCGGCGTGGTCGTCTCGCCCGAGGACCCCGACGAGCCGGGCGAGGAGCTCGAGATCGAGGCCGGTATCGGCCTCATCGACGTGACCGTCGAGGTCCACGTGGCTCAGCGCGGCATGCTGTCTCGCCTGGTCGCCGCCGTCGAGTCCGGAATGGTCGCCGGTGGCCTGGGCATCGACGAGCGCACCGCACTGATCGTGGGTAACGGCGGGCTCCGGGTGGAGGGAACGGGCAACGTCTGGCGGGTGCTGCCGAGCGAGGGCGGCGTGCTCGTCTCGACGATCGCCAGTTGATCGCGCTCGAGAGACCCCTTCGATCTGAAGATCGCCACCTCCGGCGCATCCGTCCGGCGCTGTATCTCCGCGTGACGTTCGCCGCCTCATCCAGACAGTGTCGTGCTTAGCCTGAATGAGTGAGCATCGTCAACGTCAACGCCCTCCTCGGTCAGCGCTACGGCGCGAGCGCTCCCGTGCTCGTGGACCCTGCACTCTCGTCGTCGGAGACCCTCGGACTGCTTCTTCGGCATCGCTCCGTGCGTGCGTTCACGCGCGATGAGGTCTCGGACGAGCATGTGACGGCGATCATCGCGGCGGCGCAGTCCGCGGCGAGCTCGTCGAACAACCAGTCCTGGAGCGTGGTCGAGGTCCGCGACCGCGACAGACTCCGCCGCCTCGTGACCGAGGCCGGCGGCAGCGACCTCATCGCCGAGGCGCCTGTCGTGCTCCTGTTCATCGCCGACTGGTCGCGGGCATCCGACATCGCCCGCTGGCACGACGAGCCGGCCGGCGCGGCAGCGTACCTGGAGAGCACACTCGTCGGATTCGTCGATGCGGGCATCGCGGCGCAGAGCGCGGTGGTCGCCGCCGAGGCGCTCGGACTCGGCACCGTCTATCTCGGGTCGCTCCGCAACCACCCTGAGGTCACTGCGGCAGAGATCGGGCTGCCTCAGGGTGCGGCGGTCGCGTTCGGCGTGGCGATCGGATGGCCCGACCCGACCGATACGGCGGGCATCAAGCCGCGTCTGGCCCAGAGCGCGGTCCGGTCCCGGGAGACGTACCGGCCCATCGCGCGCGAGGACGTCGAAGCCTACGAGGGCGAGCTCGCCGCGTACAACGCCTCGCAGGGCCGCGGCGGCAGCTGGACCCGACAGGTCGTCGCTCGTGTCCGCGACGTGCGGGGCCTCAACGGCCGCGAGAACGCCCGCGCCGCGCTCGAGCAGCGCGGGCTGCCGTCCCAGTAGGAGCATCGCGAGCGGCGGCGTTCCGGGGTGAAGCCACGAGACACGTCGGCTTCACCCCTACTCCGCCGGTTCGAGCACCCGCGCGAGTTCGCCCCGCAGCCACGGCCCGAGCAGCGCGGAACCGGTCGCGGTGAGGTGGTGCTCGTCGGCGTACATGAGCGTGTCGCCGATGATCGCGGGGCACAGTTCGGCGTCGCACAACAGCTCGGTCGGGTCGGCGAACGCGGCGCCCGCGTCTCGAGCACCCGCCTCTTCTCCGGCGATGATCCCGGCCGCGACTGCGACGTCGCGGTCGGTGGCGCACGCGAGCGCATCGTCGGTGTGCGCCGAGAGACAGATCGGGGGTGATGATGCCTGCCCCGGCGTCTCGGCCAGCACGAGCACCCGGGACGACTCCGGGAGGCGCTGGATGCTCGCACGCGTGGCCCCGCGCCAGTGCTGCTCGTCCCTCTCGTCGTCGGTGGCGGGGCCGAGGTGGTCCGCGAGAACGATCACCTCGGGTGAGTGTTCGTGGAGCCACTCCACGGCGTCGGCGCGCCAACTCGCGCACGAGGGGTTCTCCGGGCTGTCCCAGAGCTCGGCGGCCTCGATCGAGCGGCATCCGGACTTCGTGACCGACACGATCCGGACGTCCGACCCTTCGGTCGCCGCGCGCAGGGCCGGGAACCACCGGCCGGCGTGGGAATCGCCGAACAGGGCGACGGTGGTCGCGGCCTCGGGCGGACCGAACTCGCAGGTGATCAGGTCGGCGGATGTCTTGTTCTGCTGGCATCCGTTCGAATACAGCTCGCCCGCGTCGTCGCGCGCGGCCGCGAGCGCCGGCGTCACATTCGACGGCACATACGTCGTGCCCGACGGGGCCGAGCCGAGCTGGACGTGGGGTGCAGGCCGGTCGGATGTCGAGAGCAACTGGGCGACCGCCGGCCCCGCGACGACGAGCGGCACCGACAGCGCCACGACCGTCGCGAGCGCCGTCGCGATCGTCCGCCGCGAGCCCCACTGCCGCGTGCGGAGGTGGGTCAATGCCGGTCGCTCGACGAGCCGGTGGAGGGCATACGCCACCGGGATCGACGCGGCAGCGAGGGCGAGCGTGAGCAGGGGTGGAAGGTTCTCGCCGGGCAGGAACACGCCGGCGGTCTGCAGAGCTTCGGCGGTGATCGCGAGGATCGGCCAGTGCACGAGGTACAGCGCGTACGACCACGCGCCCAGCGCGAGCAACGGCCGCAGGCCCAGCAGTCGGCTGACGGGACCGCCGGCGGAGTGGCCGCCGCTCAGCACGAGGAGCACAGCGCCCGCGACGGGGATCAGCGTCGCGGCGCCCGGGTGGGGGAGCGCTCCGCCCACGACGGCGAATGAGCCCAGGACGAGCGCCAGCCCGGCGCATCCCGCGATCCGGGCGACGGCGGCAGGGACCCGCTCGACGTGGCGCACTGCGACTGCCGCGAGGACGCCGGCGCCCAGCTCCCAGGCCCGGGTCCAGGGGGCGAAGAAAGTCCAGACCGACGCCGGGTCCCACAGGAACGCGACGAGGGATGCGGCGGAGAGCGCGCCGATCACCGCGGGCAGCGCCCGGACGCAGCGGACGCTCGTCGCCACGACGATGAGGAGCAGGGGGATGACGAGGTAGAACTGCTCTTCGACGCCGAGCGACCAGAACTGCTGGAACGGCGACGGGGCCGTGCCCTGCAGGTAGTCGGTCTCGAGCACGGCGAACCGGAGGTTCGGCACCGACGCCGCAGACGCGGTCGCGTCTCCGACGATCTCGGGGAGGCGCAGCGGTGGCAGGAACAGGAACGCGGCGACGACGGTGCCGACGATCGTGACGATCGCCGCCGGCAGGATGCGTCGCGCGCGTCGGGCGTAGAACTCGCCCAGCCGGATGCCGCCGGTCGAGCGGAGCTCAGCCAGCAGATGGCCGCCGATCAGGAACCCCGAGATGACGAAGAACACATCGACGCCGACGAGCCCGCCCGGCAGCAGCGGGACCCCGGCGTGATAGAGCAGCACCGACATCACCGCGAGCGCGCGCATCCCCTGGATGTCGCCGCGGAAGAACCGCTCCGAGCGCGGTGCGCCCGGCATCGCCGGTGAGCCGGCCTGCTCGGTCTGCTCGGTCTGCTCGGTCACGACCATATGGTGCGCGATGGTACCCGC is a window of Microbacterium terrae DNA encoding:
- a CDS encoding response regulator; amino-acid sequence: MSGIRVVVIDDHPFYREGVKSMVPLIDAGIEVVGEAGDGAEGMAVVARLEPDVVLMDLSMPGMGGLDATRALRASHPDIAILVLTMMKDDSVIAALEAGAGGYLLKDATVEDVCRAIRSVHRGELVVDGPLAARLLGRIRASNAFEASFPQLTARERDILTLLAEGVGNADIARRLFLTPKTVRNYVSTLVAKLGVDDREHAAALGRAAR
- a CDS encoding sensor histidine kinase, producing MDDVLLLVSRLALVATGAGGALVVLIAAGRRRIAWLPAVPAAVILVGYAGSSLLTLDSPAWVLGIVGIAWFVGFPLLAATFPDGRFVPRWSVWVVAASALLVTVDAATGFALRDAPWWGAVASLEMVAVVVAVALRYRRSATTVERERVRWILLGVVVTVTAFMVIQVVDGVIGGPSPASTGRANLAGIPLAVGLVIAAAWPRVWNVDAVFRGVLVVIGAGWVMGGAFAAGAALARWAGQDPVAAAGWSAVGVALVAYPAIRLATRAATWLVFRDRLTPDAAVALLGAALENDTPASVPERIVAIAQRALGSPFVRLIAATRTDAGDLDARSGDGVSSPQTLSAVPVSFRGEVLASLEAAPRSGESELSTRDRSTLAAIAHHAGPALDGVRALRTATRAQAELVIAREEERRRLRRELHDDLGPTLTGLALSAAAIAHQAEPLSPPLAGAARELQEGIGDAVARSREIAHGLRPAILDDHGLAAAIRDRVGGAPDVHLELGEIDDVPAAVSLATLRIVQEAVANARRHAVATSCAVTVVPERGGLRIEIVDDGIGMPRTPVAGVGLRSIRERAAELGGHARFSRPSVGGTRISVWLPAVLSGQVVS
- a CDS encoding response regulator transcription factor, translating into MIRVIVVDDHPIFRRGLIALLRAHDIEVVGEAGNGLEALEIVTAESPDVVLMDISMPDLGGIEATERLLALDPAARVVVITLHDDEATVARALAAGASAYVTKQSSPEQILAAVQAAADGALWLGPGVPRPLPSRPQPVQETTTALPGLTPRESVIADLVSRGLPNPVIAERLHLSVKTVANYVSIIALKLGADDRASLAQQVRAARS
- a CDS encoding Type 1 glutamine amidotransferase-like domain-containing protein; the protein is MSVHLIGGGATTVADAPLHAPFVAEAALRAAHVGRARPRIAVISLHPEAEEKAAALGELLTAAGAGAAIELQLITGRPGEPIGPEVIGDVDAIAVGGGYVEDVRAGLEPAFGELRRLVAAGVPYLGVSAGAMIAAEGSLGSGSRIGGVVVSPEDPDEPGEELEIEAGIGLIDVTVEVHVAQRGMLSRLVAAVESGMVAGGLGIDERTALIVGNGGLRVEGTGNVWRVLPSEGGVLVSTIAS
- a CDS encoding nitroreductase family protein; its protein translation is MSIVNVNALLGQRYGASAPVLVDPALSSSETLGLLLRHRSVRAFTRDEVSDEHVTAIIAAAQSAASSSNNQSWSVVEVRDRDRLRRLVTEAGGSDLIAEAPVVLLFIADWSRASDIARWHDEPAGAAAYLESTLVGFVDAGIAAQSAVVAAEALGLGTVYLGSLRNHPEVTAAEIGLPQGAAVAFGVAIGWPDPTDTAGIKPRLAQSAVRSRETYRPIAREDVEAYEGELAAYNASQGRGGSWTRQVVARVRDVRGLNGRENARAALEQRGLPSQ
- a CDS encoding acyltransferase family protein, translated to MTEQTEQTEQAGSPAMPGAPRSERFFRGDIQGMRALAVMSVLLYHAGVPLLPGGLVGVDVFFVISGFLIGGHLLAELRSTGGIRLGEFYARRARRILPAAIVTIVGTVVAAFLFLPPLRLPEIVGDATASAASVPNLRFAVLETDYLQGTAPSPFQQFWSLGVEEQFYLVIPLLLIVVATSVRCVRALPAVIGALSAASLVAFLWDPASVWTFFAPWTRAWELGAGVLAAVAVRHVERVPAAVARIAGCAGLALVLGSFAVVGGALPHPGAATLIPVAGAVLLVLSGGHSAGGPVSRLLGLRPLLALGAWSYALYLVHWPILAITAEALQTAGVFLPGENLPPLLTLALAAASIPVAYALHRLVERPALTHLRTRQWGSRRTIATALATVVALSVPLVVAGPAVAQLLSTSDRPAPHVQLGSAPSGTTYVPSNVTPALAAARDDAGELYSNGCQQNKTSADLITCEFGPPEAATTVALFGDSHAGRWFPALRAATEGSDVRIVSVTKSGCRSIEAAELWDSPENPSCASWRADAVEWLHEHSPEVIVLADHLGPATDDERDEQHWRGATRASIQRLPESSRVLVLAETPGQASSPPICLSAHTDDALACATDRDVAVAAGIIAGEEAGARDAGAAFADPTELLCDAELCPAIIGDTLMYADEHHLTATGSALLGPWLRGELARVLEPAE